A single genomic interval of Arachis duranensis cultivar V14167 chromosome 7, aradu.V14167.gnm2.J7QH, whole genome shotgun sequence harbors:
- the LOC107459559 gene encoding uncharacterized protein LOC107459559 isoform X1: MGACLGRYKQPTLISSVDVPPKGLTKQGKPVKKPSTSEDFWTTSTYDMDNSAVQSQGSISSTSVTNQAADPGNPAEFVNHGLILWNQTRQRWIGNKKSENQAQQLREPKLSWNATYESLLGSNKPFPQPIPLAEMVDFLVDIWEQEGLYD, from the exons ATGGG TGCTTGTCTTGGACGATATAAGCAGCCCACATTAATCAGTTCTGTGGATGTGCCACCAAAAGGATTGACAAAGCAAGGTAAGCCGGTGAAGAAACCTAGCACATCAGAAGATTTCTGGACCACCAGCACGTATGATATGGACAACAGTGCTGTTCAGTCACAAGGAAGCATCTCATCAACCAGTGTAACAAACCAAGCTGCAGATCCTGGCAACCCTGCTGAATTTGTGAATCATG GTCTTATTCTCTGGAATCAGACTCGACAACGTTGGATTGGAAATAAGAAATCTGAGAACCAAGCACAACAATTGCGAGAACCCAAATTGAG TTGGAATGCAACGTATGAAAGTTTATTGGGGAGTAACAAGCCGTTCCCCCAGCCTATCCCTCTTGCG GAAATGGTAGATTTTCTTGTGGACATTTGGGAACAAGAGGGCCTCTATGACTGA
- the LOC107459559 gene encoding uncharacterized protein LOC107459559 isoform X2: MDNSAVQSQGSISSTSVTNQAADPGNPAEFVNHGLILWNQTRQRWIGNKKSENQAQQLREPKLSWNATYESLLGSNKPFPQPIPLAEMVDFLVDIWEQEGLYD, encoded by the exons ATGGACAACAGTGCTGTTCAGTCACAAGGAAGCATCTCATCAACCAGTGTAACAAACCAAGCTGCAGATCCTGGCAACCCTGCTGAATTTGTGAATCATG GTCTTATTCTCTGGAATCAGACTCGACAACGTTGGATTGGAAATAAGAAATCTGAGAACCAAGCACAACAATTGCGAGAACCCAAATTGAG TTGGAATGCAACGTATGAAAGTTTATTGGGGAGTAACAAGCCGTTCCCCCAGCCTATCCCTCTTGCG GAAATGGTAGATTTTCTTGTGGACATTTGGGAACAAGAGGGCCTCTATGACTGA
- the LOC107459537 gene encoding EPIDERMAL PATTERNING FACTOR-like protein 8: MAPHGFKLAIFFTVAFILSLTLLLPISGDAGGRSLLGEDESNNKAVIGSRPPACVDKCMKCRPCMATVIVPNHRRSKGLFKHNDNKDDSYYLLSWRCTCGNKLFHP, encoded by the exons ATGGCTCCACATGGATTCAAACTTGCAATATTCTTCACTGTGGCTTTCATTCTTTCCCTCACTCTTCTACTTCCCATATCAG GTGATGCAGGAGGTAGATCATTGTTGGGCGAGGACGAAAGCAATAATAAGGCGGTGATAGGGTCAAGGCCTCCGGCATGTGTAGACAAGTGCATGAAGTGCAGGCCATGCATGGCTACGGTCATCGTTCCCAACCACAGAAGGAGTAAGGGTCTCTTCAAACACAACGATAATAAGGATGACAGCTATTACCTCCTTTCATGGCGATGCACATGCGGCAATAAGCTCTTTCACCCTTAA